A single window of Scyliorhinus canicula chromosome 30, sScyCan1.1, whole genome shotgun sequence DNA harbors:
- the LOC119958617 gene encoding integrator complex subunit 3-like, with protein MEAALKPKGRLLASNALDAKDELEEKLERCLNVISPMINGVSEREANDALNAHVCKGAQQHEEVCLGLMTLILTESSQAQRCYRDLMLVSRDGMNLILIKINQLLMEKYLKLQDTVRIQVRHVQQQHP; from the exons atggaGGCCGCGCTCAAACCCAAGGGCCGGCTGCTGGCCTCCAACGCCTTGGACGCCAAGGACGAGCTGGAAGAG AAATTGGAGAGGTGTTTAAACGTGATATCGCCGATGATCAACGGGGTATCCGAGCGAGAAGCTAACGATGCACTGAATGCTCAC GTTTGTAAAGGTGCCCAGCAGCACGAGGAGGTTTGTCTGGGACTGATGACGCTGATTCTAACCGAGTCTTCGCAAGCGCAAAGG TGTTACCGCGATCTGATGTTGGTCAGCAGGGACGGAATGAACCTCATTTTAATTAAGATTAACCAGCTCCTCATGGAGAAATACCTGAAGCTTCAAGACACAGTCAGAATACAGGTGAGGCATGTGCAGCAGCAGCACCCCTAA